GGCGGCTGTCAGTGGATGGGGAGCGAGATCGGGAGCGAGAGCGGGAACGAGATCGGGAGCGGGATCGGGAGCGGGATCGAGAGCGAGAACGGGGTGGATGCTGTGCTGAAGTTGGAGGAGATGCTGATTCAGGACGAGGAGCTTCTTTGGGCCGCACAGGAGAAGCGCTGGCTGAACGGGAGCGACTTCTGGAGCGGTTGTGAGATTTAGGGCTGTGAGAACGAGAGCGGCTTCGAGAGCGGGAAGCGGAGCGGCCTCGGGAACGAGAACGGGATGAGCTGTTCGAGCGAGAGCGAGATCTGGATCTACAAAAAAGGAAAAACCAATCTATAATTTCGATTCAAAATCAAATATCATTGAACTCAATCAATATCTCACGATTCATGTTCATGCTACATTTAAATGCTCcactgctgcatttatttaataaaaattcactaaaaacacaaaaattgtGAACATTGTTATTCATAACTACTATCCTCTGATGCATGaattatcaaaattctctgtCCAAAAAGTGTTTCTTCTTTTAGGGCATGAAAACAATCTAATCAATCAAAAATATGATATTTCAGACAGTTAAAGTAATGTCCAATCTAGTGGACCACATGCGCCCGAGcaacaaacataaaaaagtatGAATTTGATGTCGAAAATTATTAAATACCAACTGTTTTATGGTAAATCCATGAACAATTACTTAATCCTCTGAAAAACATTAAcgtatttatacacattttaacaCTGTATATAACACCTATAACATGGTCAGTTCATCAATCTTTATGAGATACTAAGCATTATAGGCCATATGCAGATTTGCTGCTTAGCAGACACTGCTCAAAAtaattgtgctgcttaatatttgttaaaACATTGATTTGAACTGACTCCCATGATTATTTGATGCATAAGTTTAAAGGATTAAGGATTTTAACATAAACGTCTTTACAGTTTACAAAACGAGGGTTTCTGcagtttcacaaagtcaaatttaagacttcttaaggcatttttaagaccgttataaatgaaatttgagacttatacagggctaaacactaaggaattTTTTTTCGGTTTGTCATGTGGAAAAGAGGTTTACTTgcctcatcaaaaaaaaaaaaaaaaggtaattagttatttctttggcacatatttcaaataatgtgtcaaaataagcaaACCCTAGTAGTATACATGCACATTTTTAACAtaagttcttaaaaaaaaaaaacaatagtatatAGAGTTTGGTTGaaggttttacaaatttaagaccAAGACaaaaggtgcgttcgacttcatgcagcactGTGCAGACCGATTGAAATCTGTCTTAAATCTGTGCAtgccggttagaaattttgtccggattgacGCTGTGCCAacaccacgtgactgtcacatctGGCATTAAAGTTTCGCAacagcgctccgagatcagacgattgATTCAGCTGGTGCAGTGACTGAAGAGCGGCGATGAtgacaccgatattacacgattggccgagttcaccgcatgacaacaaacACGcttttcgggtttattattggacaaattccatctcacaaatttcaaaacaaacaattaactttttatgcCATCTCTTTCTTGTACACATtgtgcttattaaaagactacaaatattttactgcagtaaccatcttttgttaaataatttgtttataatgaCTAGATTGTTTAGGTTTAATCtgcctttttatacagactaCTGTATTCAGCTCCATAAACGATTTAAATGATCTATTTTAGTAAACagcctaaatattaactcaaataagccttacagacttgtaataaaataattatcataattgaTCCTGACACCCCATACAGGTTtcttaaattaagtaaaaaaatattttattaaatatcaaaatatatgattataaaatagtttatttcctgtcaagccgtttatgcagaaattttaaaacaattgatGTACATGTTCTTTCCGGGAAATTTCTACTaagtgtagctcatttattttggtcCATTAGTTCAATCTCTTCAGATTAAAGTGcgttttttaaaatgctttcattatctaaaataatcttaatcattgtctaagacttaatcaaaacacataTATTGGTGTAATAGATATAAaactatgtaaataaatgtaaacccctttttagcatattcaaacaagaactgGAACAGTATTGACATACCATTCAACATCTAGTAGCCTAAAGACTGATGGTTCAACACCTAGAAGTTGTgcttattgttttgtgttcaataggtccatttgtggatatatatatatttttttatgtgccCTCTcattttccccttatttctcatgcgtttgttatataagctacttaaatttaatttataattcccttattgtttaaacacaaactatagtttgtagagactatattttgttttatctgtactgtaaatattttgttatggcaatcaataaatgaattaaaaataaataaataaatgatcacgccatgtgatcggtcatcatgactgccgcaactttgagccccgaagtgtccggcTTGACAGCACTGTATTCAACTCCGCCCCTGCCTgtgctcggctaatctcgttgatcaccgcctgcagctgtgcttcatgtcgaatgcacctaatatttcagtgaatgtaagactttttaaggcctaaaatttcgtTTTTAAGAAAtataagactttaagaccccgcaaaaaccctgaaaaaaatccaaaatttcAGAACTTGAATAACTCACTTTTTCCTGGACGCCTCAACAAGTTTGATTTTCCTTCCATTGATCTCCTTCCCAGACAACTTCTCCAGGGCATTTTTCAGATCACTATGAGAAGCAAACTCAACCACGCTGCAGAAAGATAGAAATATTCAATAAAACAGCAAAAGCAGGAGTACAGTATCAATCAAGATTTTATTGTATATTCAGCAAACAAGCCACTGTGAAAGCAACAGGAATGAAAACACCTAACTCACCCTTCATTAAGATTTGGCCGATGGGCATCTGCAAAAGTAACCTCTCCAGCTTGTCTCATGAAATCCTTTAAATCCTACACACAGCACACACCAGCATTCTGGAGTTAGatgatcttttttttcttttacacttGCTATGAAGTATCAGAGTTAATAAACAATGAAAGTTGGGGTCCGAGAACATCTCAGCTCAAGCTCAACCTTGGACCAAGTTCAGTGCGCtgcacataaaacatttaaatcaaacTGGAGAAAAATTAGCATGCAGCCAAAATAGTGTAATATTTAGTTGCGccgtattcaccttattcttcgcgtacaagcaggcgcagccatttgaatttaGCTCGAGACTTCCAGgatcattcacttccattcatttttaaacgctgatgttgcaaactgatgttttattattatattaatctacTTTGTttatatagtcatgaacacaattgtttttagagcaagtagtttgactgttttctgcggtttattattcctagtcatttctcccaaagGCGACTGAATTGGAAGTTTGCGAAAACAGgaacacttccgcattgaagaataaggtcaataaaatgTGTTTCATTGTCTTTCAAATTCTATCGTGTCAGTTTgaatattgctgttgttgtttttaatctttttctggactatttcaatgtttaaatttatttatcataaactaaaaacttaatcAAATGAACTGAAATCATGTAATCAGAAACTACgatacatttatttttccttaAATTCAgttttatacctttttaaattaaagcatgagtgaaattttgtttttaaaaagtactttGGGAACATTCTATTGAGTTACATTGGTGTTCTACATTATTATTGTGATTTCTTCATTTTAAACTATAGGTCTCAAGCTGGATTCCTGGAGGTCCGCAGCTCTGCCCAGTTTTTCTtcaaacctaatcaaacacagctgatccacctAATCAACtacagactattaagcaggtgtgagttggaggtggttaaaGCTAAACTAGGCAGATCTGCGGCCCTTCGGGAATTGAATTTTAGACCattgttttaaacctttttttttttttacaagctatTCTGAAAACAActttggtgtttaaaaaaaaagatgtcactaatttaattttacattattacttttaaaactaCATAAGACTCCACAGTTACAGTGGGTCGTTCCAGATCTCTTCAAGTTAAAGCAAATCTTTATTTGGAAGGTTTGTTTCTTGAATTTATGACAACAGATTTTctcaaataaaatagtaaaaaatgtttttttgccaTTTAATATTCAGACAGCAGTACAAGCTGCTATACAAGTTGATTAGCTGTACAgcaattcatttcatttattcatccaaatTCCACTGCGAGTTATATAGTAACTCCCATTTTAAGACTGGAATCTGGGTTTTTCCCATCAAAGAACTCATAGGGTCCTAGACAGAAAAGAATGTTCAAAGTGAAGCCAAGCAGTCACCTTTGATTCACAATGTGACAGAGCGCTTTGAAGGCACAAATCAGCCCGTTCCATGGTCTAACTGATCTCTATTCAAACCTGGCAAGTTACCCGGGCTTCTGAAATGTGCAAACACAAAGACCTCTGTGTCTCATGGGGCCAAAATCAATCAAAGGAACAATGTTGACCAGGGAGATTTTTGGAACGCTTTGACATTCTCGGACCACCAAACTAAAAGAGGAACTAA
Above is a genomic segment from Danio aesculapii chromosome 20, fDanAes4.1, whole genome shotgun sequence containing:
- the srsf5b gene encoding serine and arginine rich splicing factor 5b isoform X1; this encodes MSGCRIFIGRLNPSAREKDVERFFKGYGRIRDIDLKRGFGFVEFDDPRDAEDAVYELDGKELCNERVTIEHARVRLRGGRGGRGGGGRFPARYGRGSQDSRRNPPPMRTENRLIVENLSSRVSWQDLKDFMRQAGEVTFADAHRPNLNEGVVEFASHSDLKNALEKLSGKEINGRKIKLVEASRKKSRSRSRSNSSSRSRSRGRSASRSRSRSRSHSPKSHNRSRSRSRSASASPVRPKEAPRPESASPPTSAQHPPRSRSRSRSRSRSRSRSRSRSRSRSPSTDSRH